Genomic window (Pradoshia sp. D12):
CAATCGGTTCAATTTTAAATATAGAGGCCTTATCCAGCTTTAAAGTAGATGCTATGTACATTCTCCCCCTTGCAGGTATCATTGGAACAATAGCTATGGGGAAATCAAAAAATTTATTGAAATATACAGCATCAGGCTTGGATAGAATGACAGTAACTGTGTTAATTCTAATTGGTGCAGGTGCCATCGGAGGATTAATTTCTCAATCCAATCTATCCGCACAGGTTGTTTCATTAATTGAAGCTACCGGTATCTCTGGTACATTCCTGGCACCTATAGCAGGTATTTTAATGGCAGCAGCCACTGCCTCTACATCTACTGGCGTTATTATTGCCACAGGATCATTCAGCGAAGCTATTTTAGACATGGGAGTTGCACCACTTGCCGCTTCAGTTATGGTTCACTCAGGTGCAACAGTAATTGATTCATTACCGCACGGAAATTATTTTCATGTTACAGCGCAAAGCATGAACATGTCCATTAAACAAAGGATGTCCGTAGTCGGCTACGAAGCAATTGTCGGTGCAACCATGACGATTGTAGCCACCATTTTATTCGGATTTATTTTATAACAGGAGGGGTTACAATGAGCAAAACGTTTGTACTTGCACCAGATTCTTTTAAGGAAAGCATGACAGCAAAAGAGGTATGCATTGCAATGGAAGCAGGTATTAAAAAGGTCTATCCAGATGCAGATTTTATCCATGTTCCGATGGCAGATGGCGGAGAAGGTACTGTCCAGTCACTCATTGATGCAACAGGCGGCACTCTCTATTCATTAGACGTTACAGGTCCACTCGGCAACCCCGTAACTGCTCGATATGGAATTATGGGGGATCATGAAACCGCAGTTATTGAAATGGCAGAAGCCAGCGGTATTCACTATGTCACCCAAGAAACAAAAAATCCACTCATTACTACTACATATGGTACAGGTGAATTGATTCGCGCCTGTTTAGATAAAGGGATTAAAAAAATCATCATTGGAATTGGCGGCAGTGCTACTAATGACGGAGGAACAGGTATGGCTGAGGCGCTGGGTGTTCAGTTTCTTGATAAAGAAGGAAACCATATCCCTAGAGGAGGTGGCTACTTAAATCAATTGCATACAATTGATACGTCTAAAATAGATACACGTCTAGCTGATGTAACCATGATAGTTGCCTGTGATGTAACGAACCCTTTATGCGGCGAAACTGGAGCATCTCATGTTTTCGGGCCTCAAAAAGGCGCCACACCTGAAATGGTTAAACAGCTAGATCAGAATCTAGCGCATTATGCTGACATGGTAGAGCAGCAATTAGGACAAGCTGTTCGGAACACCCCAGGCTCTGGAGCTGCTGGTGGCCTGGGTGCTGGCTTACTCCTGTTTACAAATGCCACTCTTCAAAAAGGGATTGACATTGTAATCGAATTCAGTGGGTTACGAGAAAAACTTAAGAACGCTGACTACGTGTTCACAGGCGAGGGCGGCATTGACTATCAAACGCAATTTGGCAAAACACCTTATGGGGTCGCGCAAGCTGCAAAAGAACTTGACAAAAAAGTAATAGCAGTTGCCGGATACATTGGGGAAGGTATTGAAGAGCTTTACGACAAAGGAATCGATGCCATCTTCGGAATCATCCCAGAACTCGCACCCCTAGACCAAACCCTAAAAAACGGCCCTAAAAACATAGAAAGAACCTGTGAGAATATTGCAAGAGTGCTGAAGGGCCTTGATCAGGAGTAAGGAGCATAAGACAGAGGCTCGGAGGGGATGTTCTTCCCCCGCAGAGGCTATGCTTATGTCCCGAACTCCTAGGCCCTGAAGCCGGACTACTCAGAGTGCTGAAGGACCTTGATCAAAGGTACGAAGACTAAAAACGCCACGGTTTATAGACCTTCAAAAGACCTTTAGAACCCTCATCTCGGAGGCTTCTGACACTCATTTGTTTGCCGTTAGGAACCTATGCCAGATCTGATAGGCTTAAGTGTAGTTCCTAACGTTACAAATAATAAAAGAGGCCGGGACATAAGTATTTCAGTTAATGATAAATCCGAACTATTTAGGTGATATTTTAATTGGATATTCGCCGGCTAGTGTGAGTTTTATTTGTTTTCATAGATAGGTTCATGCTGCATACCCTTATTCATATCTAGTGGAATGGAGCGGAAGCCACTCGACTCCTGCGGGAAGTAGAGGAAAGGCTGAGACCTGAGCAAGGCGCAGCCGAGGAGGCTAAAGCCTTCCTCCCCGCGGAAAGCGAGTGGCGCTGTAGCGCAATGGAACGGACTTTTTTCTCCAACTTAACTCCTTATCATGCAACAAAGTCTACTAGAATTAATTTAGATATCTTCGTCTTTCAGCATTGTTTATAAGTTAGTGTCCCAGCCTCTTTTTTAGTCATTATAATCCTCTTATCCCTTTTGATAGTCTCTGCCTATTCTATTTTATGAAATACCAAACCAATTTCTCATGTCTTCTCCAAAATAACCGATTACTTTGACATCCATAATACCTATATTTAATTATGAACTGAGTAATAATAACTAGTTTTTTAACCTGAACCAATATAATTAATAGTAGTATTTAACTGTTATCCTAGATACCTATCCATATACCACTTTAAATTTGATATATTTGTAAGCGGAGCCTAAAACTCTCAAAAAATACAAAGGATAGGTGCCTCGTATGAAACTATGGAGTAGTATTAAAGGTCGGATCTTTTTAACAAGTACAATGGCAATCAGCTTGGTAGCAACCTCTTTTATGACAAGTGAAGCAGAAGCCACCAAGCACAAGCATCACAAGCCTAAGGGACAATCACAAGTAGAACTCCGTATTATGGAAACGACAGATATTCATACTAATCTTTTAAGCTATGATTATTATAAAGATAGCTCCGCCCCTAACATTGGTTTAGCTAAAACAGCTACTCTCGTAAAAAAAGCACGTTCAGAAGTAAAAAATTCTGTATTAGTTGATAATGGCGATTTAATTCAAGGGACACCTCTTGGCACATATAAAGCTAAAATCGATCCGTTAGAAAGAAGAGAAACACATCCAGCCATAAAGGCTATGAATATCATGGATTATGATATAGCGACTCTTGGAAACCACGAGTTTAACTATGGGTTGAAATATCTGAACGAAGTATATAATGACGCTGATTTTCCTGTCATTAATGCAAACGTATACATTGATGATCAGGATAACAATCCAAGCAATGATGTTCATAAATTCCAGCCCTATAAAATCGTCAATAAAAAAGTTAAAGACCAATCCGGAAAAACCAAAATCATTAAGATTGGCTATATCGGTTTTGTTCCACCACAAATCAACGAATGGGACAAGGCCCATCTTGATGGAAAGGTCATTACAAAGGATGTTGTAGCAACTGCTAAAAAATACATTCCTGTCCTAGAGAAAAAAGGTGCGGATGTGATTGTTGCTATGGCTCACTCCGGTTTTAATGGGAATCTCGATAATACGGAGGATACCGTATATGCTTTAAGCAAAGTACCTGGTATTGATGCTCTCACTTTTTCACACACACATAAAGTATTCCCAGCTAAAACCGATGCTGAATTAGATGCTTTATTCAAAGATTCTGCAGGAAATCCTCTTCCTGGTGTTGATAATACTAAAGGAACCATTAATGGCGTGCCTGCTGTTCAGGCAGGGTATGGTGGCGCTGCACTTGGAATTATTGATTTGACATTAAAGCAAGTAAAAGGTGAGTGGGAAATATCCAAATCTCAATCCTCCACAAGGAGTGTTGACGAGTCTATACAACCTGATAAATCGATTGTTCGTGCTGTTCAAAAGGATCACGAAGGTACGTTGAATTATATCGATACTCCTATCGGTACTACAACTGATGATATTTATAGCTACTTCGCACTGGTTCAGGACGATCCCTCTGTTCAGGTCGTTACGAATGCACAAAAATGGTATGCAGAAAAGTACATTGAATTAAATAAACCAGAATTAAAGGATCTGCCTATATTATCTGTTGGTGCTCCATTTAAAGCTGGCCGAAACGGTGTTGATGAGTTCACCGATATTAAAAAGGGCGATTTAACCATTCGAAGCGCCGGTGATTTATATCTCTACGACAATACATTGAAAGCCGTTAAAATCAAAGGCTCCGTAGTAAAAGAATGGATTGAAATGTCGGCAGGTAAGTTTAATATGATAGACCCTGCCAAAGAAAGTGAACAAGAACTATTGAACCCTTCCTTTGCGGTCTATAATTTTGATGTCATCGATGGTGTCAATTATCAAATTGATGTGACGAAGGCTCCAAAATATGCACCAAACGGTACTCTTATAAACCCAGAATCAAGCCGCGTAATTAATCTGGAGTACAATGGAAGTCCAATTGATCCAGATCAGGAATTTATCGTTGTGACAAACAACTATCGTGCCGGTGGCGGAGGTAACTTCCCTGGATTAAAAGGCAGTGAACTGGTCATTGATTCAGCAGATGAAAACCGCCAAGTTCTAATGGATTACATTTCTGAAGTAAAAGAAATTACACCAACTGCTGACCGCAACTGGTCTATTGCTCCAATATCTGGCGAAGTGAATGTCACATTTACCACTTCACCAAAGGCAGAAGAGTATATTACAGATGAAACACCGTTCACGTACACTGGAAAAACAGACTCTAAAGGCTTCGGAATCTTCAATATTGATCTAAATCGTGGAGTCAATGTTCAGTTACTGGGATTAAACGATTTACACGGACAGTTAGATACTGTCACTACTGTTGGAGATTTACCAACAGGACCTATTTCATATACAGCGGCAGCATTAAAGAAGGAAGAAGCTACAAATCCTAATACATTTCTAGTGCATGCCGGGGATATGATTGGAGGAAGTCCGTTAGTCTCCGCTTTATTTCAGGACGAGCCTACCGTTGAAATATTAGAAGCAATCGGATTTGATGTCGGAACATTTGGCAACCACGAGTTTGATGAGGGCATTGATGAACTAAAGCGTATGATGAATGGCGGCGACCATCCTAAAGGCAACGCTGACTATGACGGAATGAACTTTCCATTAGTTGCTGCCAATGCTTTTGACACTAGAGAGGGGAATTTAATCACCCAGCCCTATACAGTTTTAGAAGCTGAGGGCGAAAAAATTGGTGTTATTGGCGTTGTAACTCAGGAAACGCCTACTATGATCGTAACAAAAGGAAATGAATCATTAAAAATCACAGATGAAGTAGCTGCCATCAACAAATATACAGATGAACTTAAGAAACAAGGAATTGAGGCTATTATCGTGCTTGCCCATAATCCCGCAACGCAAACTGGCTATACCGATTCCTTCGATGCAAGCCGGATTGCAGAGCAGATTAATGATGAAGTCGATGTGATTTTTGCGGCACATAACCACGTAAACGTGAACCGCGTCGTTGATCAAAAATTGATTGTTCAAGCTTACTCCTATGGAAATGCTTTCTCTGATGTAGACATCACCATTGATCCACTAACAGGCGATATCGTCAGCAAAACAGGAAAAATAAACACTGTTTACCAAAAGGACTATGCTCCAGATTCTGAAGTCTCATCTATTCTAAAAAAATACTCTGATCGCGTAGAACCCATTAAGGCTCAGATAATAGGCAATAATACGGCTTCTCTTGAAAAAAGCTACCCAACTACAGCAAGAGAATTCAGTGACATTGCCCTCGGTAATTTAATTGCAGATGGTATGAAGGCAGCCATGGATTCAGATTTCGCCTTAATGAATGGCGGCGGTGTACGCTCTCCATTAGATGCAGGCGAGGTGACATTTGGTGATTTATTCGCCATTCAGCCCTTTGGTAATGTATTAAACAAAGTAAAGCTTAGCGGAGCTGATTTAGAAGTTGTTTTAAATGAACAAATCACGGCAAGAGGTTTAGATTATCACGTATCCGGTTTTAAATATACCTACACCTATGATGACCAAGCAAAAAACGGTAAGATAGTCGATATCCTTTTACCGGATGGCAGTAAAATCGATCCGAATAAAGAATACACAGTCGTGATCAACAATTATATGTATGGAAATATCAGTACGAGCTTTGGTAAGCTATCAACAGATATGGAAGTCGGACCAGCCGATATAGATGCAACTGTTGAGTTTGTAAAAACCTTGCCTTCCTCGTTTGAGTATAAGGCAGAGGGTAGAATTCAAAAAATAGATTAACAAGTGATTAAAGGACTGCCAATTTCATAATAGGCAGTCCTTTCTTAGTTTTACTTATTAAATAAACTTAAATATTGACCGTACCCCTTTTCCTCTAACTGATCTAGAGGGATAAATCGGAGGGCGGCGGAGTTAATACAATAACGCGCTCGATCCGGTCCAGGCCCATCATCAAAAACATGCCCCAGGTGAGAGTCTGATGTTTTGGATCTTACTTCAATTCTTCGCATCCCAAATGAAGTATCAAGTTTTTCCTCCATTTCATGTCGCTGTATTGGTTTCGTAAAACTCGGCCAGCCACACCCGGCGTCATATTGGTCAAGTGAACTAAATAAAGGTTCACCCGAAATGATATCTACATAGATTCCCTCTTCCTTATTGTCCCAATATTCATTTTTAAATGGCGGCTCTGTTGCATTATTTCTTGTCACCTCGTATTGGAGCGGTGTTAATTCTGCTCGAAGCTGCTCATCACTTTTTGTATTCTTCCAATTATCTCTTATAAAACGAGCACGACCGGATCCCTCTTTATAGAGATTATAGCGAAAAGGATTCTTCTTATAGTAATGTTGGTGCTTCTCTTCTGCTCTGTAAAATGGACCAGCCGGGAGTATCTTCGTTACAATTTCCTTCTGAAATCGTCCACTGTTGGCTAGTTCCTTCTTAGAATCCTCGGCTAAACGATGCTGCTCTTCATTATGATAAAAAATGGCTGTTCGATAAGAATCGCCCCGATCATTAAATTGCCCTCCGGCATCTGTCGGGTCAATTTGCTGCCAATATTGTTTAAGCAATGTTTCATATGACATTTTTTCAGGGTCATAAGTAATTTGAACAGCTTCATAATGGCCTGTTGTATCACTGCAAACCTCTTCATATGTTGGATTCTCCGTATGTCCACCCGTATAACCGGATACGACTTTTATAATTCCCGGCTGCTCGTCAAATGGTGATACCATACACCAAAAACAGCCGCCCGCAAATGTTGCCAGTTCCAACTGATGATCCATTCAGTATACACCCCACTATCATTATTTTGGGTAATCAACCCTACTATCTTTTCCAACCCTACTTCTATCGTATTCAAACTCATATGCGTATTTATATAAACAATAAAAATGATTCCTACTATGTATCTTATCCCTCAAGTAAAAAGGCTGCTCTAAATGGTTTTATATTAAGGCAATAATAAAGGCAGTGCAAACAAAAGGTCTCATTACCCTTTGTTTAACACTGCCCCTTTAATTCATTTATTTTTTAAATGTACCAGGCATAACGACTGCTTCGACAACTCCCCTGGCACAAAGTATTTCATCAGCATAAATCTCTGTTTCCACTTTCCACTTTTTCGGGTGGATTTCAGTTAAAGAACCGATTGCAATTAATGGGACTCCCTCAGGTGTCGGTTTCATAAAATCAACATGTAATGAAGCAGTTACGAATCGAGGTGGAATTGCATCATCTCCCACATCAAATCCGTTTTTTCGATGGAGAGCCAGAGAGGCAGAGCCAGTCCCATGGCAATCAATTAAGGATGCAATGACTCCTCCATAGACAAACCCTGGTATTGCCATGTGATCAGATTTTGGCTCATATACAGTTTTAGTCTTATTACCATCCCAGCCAGTTCGAAAATGATGTCCATCTTTATTCAGTCGCCCACAGCCATAGCACCAAGCAAAATCATCTGGATAAATATCCTGGATTGCTTTTTCAATCATCTTTATCACCAAATCACTCCTTACTAAAATGAGTAGCTAAAGATTTTTTCAATTCAATATGCATATAAATCTGAGCACATTATCCTTTGGTTGGGTTAATGGCTGCAGGTGCAACTTCTTTTTGTCATAATTATGAACCAGTCTTTTCGGATTCAATCCACATCTTCTGTTCTTCTTCCTCTACGATTCTACTTTTTTGTTGCTTTTTTAAATTAATATAGCCAATTGCTGTGACAGTGAACGCACCGAGAGCATCTACAATAATATCTCCCATCGTATCCATTACAGCGTCTCGCCCAATCAAGACAACTCCCTCTCCTGTAATGAATTTTTGCATGTTTGTTCCTAAGACACCATCAGCAAGAAACTCATAAATTTCCCAAACGGTTCCACAGGTTATTGCAAAACAAAAGGCGAATAGAGCCACAAAAAAGGGACTTAAATCAATTGTTTTCTTGGTATTGTTAAGGAAATTCACAATAATGAATCCTAACGCTCCCAGCATAGCTGCACTAAAGCAATGTAGAATTAAATCCCAGTAAGGAACTTTATAATAAAAGTTTCGAACCTCACCAAGATAGATCGCACAAAATAAAAAGATAAAATACATAATTTCCATGATATCCGGTATATCTATGCGGAAGCGATGTTCTAGTTGGGATGGCAGGAAAATAACTATACATCCTGTTAAACATTGCAAAATCATTAATACATAATCACTTTTCACACGTTCATATTCATTTTGGGCAACGCCTGATGGGGCATTGATTAACATGTATATAGCATAAATGACTGATATCGCGAGTAATAGCAGAACTACTCTAAAAGTCCAGTTTTTCCTTTTTTCATATTTTATGTATTCCACTTTAACCCCTCCTCTCTCTTATTTTACCTTTATTGCCCTACATATTGGTATGGCAAATGGGTACATTGCTATAAAAAGAGATTTATAATAGGATTCCATGCAATATTAGTCGCTAAAAGGCTATCGGCTTAACTAATTGTATGTTACACTCTCCTTTATTGGGTAATAATACCAAAATATAAGATGATGGTGGTGATAATATGAGGCTTCGTAATGGGATAACAGGATTCTTCGATTCAGCAGATAATCAACTGACACCAATGGACGAAAGGCAGTTCAAGCAGCTCTGTTATTCTATTGTTAATTACAATGGCGGAACGCTTAATAAATGGAGAGATCCTGCATATCCAACGAGTTTTTATCATGCACACATATCATTTAATAATGAGGAATTACATATTTTACTGAATAAGCATTATCCCTTGCTTGCTTTTGCCTCAAGTGTTGAGTATGAATACATTGAATTCATTGATCTCCCCCATCTTGTCGAGACATTTTCCTCTTTTTATAAAGTATTGCATACAAGTGAGCTGAACGAGACTGTCATTATTAAAAATCATTTAAAGCATGATTTTTTACAAAACGAACATGATTTAACTCTCGCTGAATTAGAGAAAATTAAGTATTGGAAACCTAATATAGTTGGAGAGATTATTTTTAACTATTGGGATTAGGAAACCAAGGGAACCTATTATAGGGCCTTCCTTGGATGATAGTAAAGGTAAAACAAGCAATCTATCAATCACCTATACCAACAGGCAAGTAATAGGATAGATTATTGGTAATCATTCCGCCAACCCTGTAGCCGAAGGCAGATGATTTTCCGTTAAGCAGGAAGCTTCCCAAGAGCAACCGGCCTTCCTGAAGCCCCTTTTCACTTAGATATTGTACAGTCGGCTGTTCCATATAAAGTTGATAAACTGAGGTGTACTCAGAATATGACTTTTGGCTATCTGCGTACATTAATCGGCCATTTTCACTAAAGATTTCAACTGTGTCGCCCTCACGCCCAAAGGCTGGTTTTTTCACATAAGGCAGTTGTTTTTTCAAAAAGGGCTCAGCTTCAAGGTATGTCGGCAGAAAATAATCCTCTACCCACTTATGTTCCTCCTCCGTAAAAAAAGGATGCCCCTCTTCATGCAATCCCCAAATGACAGCCTGAACTGCTTTATTTTGCAGTAAAAATGCCGATGGTGGATTCAGGATGGATAGCTTCCCCTCTTCCACTAACTCTAGCAACCATAAGCCAATTGTATTCCCATCTTTGTCCTGATCCATAATAATATTTTCAATCGGAAAAGTCTGCCGATAAAGGATATCAATCCTGACTCCATTCTCATCGAATAAGCCTACGCCTCTTTGAATTTGCAGCTTATGCAAGGGAGTGAACTTGGATGAGGGTACAGCCTGTTTAAGATACTGAACGGTTTCTCTGTCCTCAATATGATCCTCATGAGCCGTAAACACGATATGCGGAGCTTTTCCCTTACTGACTTGCTGGATACTTTCCTGAACTGCCTTATACAACTGCACCTCCAAGCCATCATTTGGATTCCCTGCCCCAAACTCTTTGCAAATACGTCCATTTATATGAAATAATTCTTTAATAAATGTAGGAGTATCTGAATTAATCTCGATACACTTATAACCATCTCCGTATGGAATTAGATCCAGGCGCGCGATCACACTTTCAGCCGGGTGAACTTTAAGTCTTAAAAAAGAGATTGTCTCTTCTGGATAACCCATCTCGAGAAAAGTTTCATATGGAACTTTACGTAATAGTGACGCCATTTTCGAGTATACCTTGCCGATTCGTTCAGTAACTAGGCGTATATGTGCTGCCTCTTGCCTGCCTATCAGCTTCATATCATATAAGGCATATTCCTCACCATAAAGATTAGCCCAAAAGCCCTCTATATGATCATAAAATTTGCTTCTTCTTTCATGGTACTTATCCATCAACATCATCTAACTCCTTAACATAAATCACATAAACACCCCGGTCTTCATCAATCTCAGTGGACGTCACTAACATCTGTCCGGCGCCCGGTACATCAACTACATCCTTCAAGAGATAGCGGAGTACTTCATAATGATTCTCGTAAGGAGTGCAAGAAAGCAGCCGATAGTTTTCCCGTAATTCATGGTTTCGAAATTCAATATGAATCCCTTGACCACGGTAGTTTTTTTCTTTCTCCCCCTGCAAATTCCTCCCTGTTTCCTTAACCACAAGGATTTCCTCTTCAGCAGACATTTCATTCGATATTAGCTCATATTGTGTTCCTCTTACAATAAAATACGTACAAAGCTGTCTGGCATAGCACTCATCCACCCCAACAGTTGGGAGATTGTATTGATAAAAGGGCTCAAACCGCTCATTTCCTTTATCTAAATAATACGTTAATTGCTTCACTCCACTTACCTGCCTTATTTAATAGGATAGACATTTCGCTAAAATTAACCCCACAGCCAGTGACAACGAGACTAACATGATTCCAACAGCATGATTATCTTCCTCGATTGCTTGATGAATGCTAAACCTTATCGTAAGAACCTCGGCAAGCAAGAACACAACAATCTGTGAGACAATCCCGATAACTCCCCATATCACCATATCTCTAAGTGATACGGAATATTCAATTGCTGCCCCAAGTACGATTGAGAGCCCAACGATCTTACCGCCGAGTGACATGGCTGCTGTAGAGTTCTTCTCAGAAATCAGCTTGAATTCCCTCAGCTTTGGCGTACTTATAGTAAATAAAGCAATCCCTGCAGCAAGCAATAACAAGGCTACTCCTAAATATGAAAGAAAATTAAGATATAAATTCATATAAATCCTCCTTTTTCAAAGGCTTAACCTCCAAAAGATTTTGTTCCGCTGCCAAATCCCGAACTAGCCTTAATCCCCCCCTTAAAAGAAGAACTATTTTTATAGGATTGGTAGCCCTTATTGTTCAGAAGCATGCTTCGATTTCCATAAAAATAACCGCCATAATAATAATGGCCGTGATACCTCGAGTTGTCATCATCACACTCCCAAACACCATCATCATCATCCCATTTCCAATCTCCGCAGTCTGAATCTGTGGGTTTTGGAGGAAGATCTGCATTTGATGTCCCACACCCGACCAAACCAATGGTCAACGCAGTTACAGTCACACCAATCATGATTTTTTTGGTTTTATTCAATCATCTCACCTCAATCCCTCTTTCGTTATATTTTACTAAATACTTCCAATAAAAAGTATAATAATTGGAAGAAGAATTTATGTCTTTCTCTTTAGTTATAGGGATTATTTATGTATAACACCTGCTTACGAAAGTATTTAGTATTCTAAAGTAACCGGCACCCTACTAACCAACACATATAATCCCTGCTGAAAAACTATTAAAGACGATTGATTTATTCTCCGAAAAAAATCACCTTCCTTACTCAGGAAAGTGATTTTAGATTAATATATTGTAAATTTACTACAATACATTTTTATTAAGAGTCGTTTTTTCTAAAGGTTCAGCTGTATTTGTTCTATTTCCGATTTTCTTGGTGACGAATAGACCGATCAGACAAATCAGAGCAGCTCCGGCAAGCCAAGCCCAAGTATGTACACCAAAGCCTATTTCACTTGCGAGACCGAGTTTTGAGAATACGATATAAAAAGCAGTGACACAGAAGATCATTCCCCAGGCAGCTTCCTGACGATATTTCCATGGATCCAGGTTTACAAGATTGCGGCTTGGAAGAACGTATGCCTCTTCTCTTGGTTTGATTTTACCGATTATCAACATAAGCAGACAGCTGATGACAAACAGAATAGCCAATTGATATAAGAAGCTCATCTCAGGTTTAACAACCAGCTGAAGGATTGCATACGTTGCAATAAAGAAGGTTATGGCTATTTTCGCTGCGATAGCTGGAACTCTCTTTGTCACATAACCAATAAAGATAATCGTGAAAATCGGTACATTGAAAAAGCCGTTT
Coding sequences:
- a CDS encoding DUF350 domain-containing protein — protein: MNLYLNFLSYLGVALLLLAAGIALFTISTPKLREFKLISEKNSTAAMSLGGKIVGLSIVLGAAIEYSVSLRDMVIWGVIGIVSQIVVFLLAEVLTIRFSIHQAIEEDNHAVGIMLVSLSLAVGLILAKCLSY
- a CDS encoding aminotransferase yhxA translates to MNKTKKIMIGVTVTALTIGLVGCGTSNADLPPKPTDSDCGDWKWDDDDGVWECDDDNSRYHGHYYYGGYFYGNRSMLLNNKGYQSYKNSSSFKGGIKASSGFGSGTKSFGG
- a CDS encoding glycerate kinase, whose product is MSKTFVLAPDSFKESMTAKEVCIAMEAGIKKVYPDADFIHVPMADGGEGTVQSLIDATGGTLYSLDVTGPLGNPVTARYGIMGDHETAVIEMAEASGIHYVTQETKNPLITTTYGTGELIRACLDKGIKKIIIGIGGSATNDGGTGMAEALGVQFLDKEGNHIPRGGGYLNQLHTIDTSKIDTRLADVTMIVACDVTNPLCGETGASHVFGPQKGATPEMVKQLDQNLAHYADMVEQQLGQAVRNTPGSGAAGGLGAGLLLFTNATLQKGIDIVIEFSGLREKLKNADYVFTGEGGIDYQTQFGKTPYGVAQAAKELDKKVIAVAGYIGEGIEELYDKGIDAIFGIIPELAPLDQTLKNGPKNIERTCENIARVLKGLDQE
- the msrA gene encoding peptide-methionine (S)-S-oxide reductase MsrA, with protein sequence MDHQLELATFAGGCFWCMVSPFDEQPGIIKVVSGYTGGHTENPTYEEVCSDTTGHYEAVQITYDPEKMSYETLLKQYWQQIDPTDAGGQFNDRGDSYRTAIFYHNEEQHRLAEDSKKELANSGRFQKEIVTKILPAGPFYRAEEKHQHYYKKNPFRYNLYKEGSGRARFIRDNWKNTKSDEQLRAELTPLQYEVTRNNATEPPFKNEYWDNKEEGIYVDIISGEPLFSSLDQYDAGCGWPSFTKPIQRHEMEEKLDTSFGMRRIEVRSKTSDSHLGHVFDDGPGPDRARYCINSAALRFIPLDQLEEKGYGQYLSLFNK
- a CDS encoding RNA helicase, with amino-acid sequence MKQLTYYLDKGNERFEPFYQYNLPTVGVDECYARQLCTYFIVRGTQYELISNEMSAEEEILVVKETGRNLQGEKEKNYRGQGIHIEFRNHELRENYRLLSCTPYENHYEVLRYLLKDVVDVPGAGQMLVTSTEIDEDRGVYVIYVKELDDVDG
- a CDS encoding PaaI family thioesterase; this translates as MIEKAIQDIYPDDFAWCYGCGRLNKDGHHFRTGWDGNKTKTVYEPKSDHMAIPGFVYGGVIASLIDCHGTGSASLALHRKNGFDVGDDAIPPRFVTASLHVDFMKPTPEGVPLIAIGSLTEIHPKKWKVETEIYADEILCARGVVEAVVMPGTFKK
- a CDS encoding bifunctional 2',3'-cyclic-nucleotide 2'-phosphodiesterase/3'-nucleotidase; this encodes MKLWSSIKGRIFLTSTMAISLVATSFMTSEAEATKHKHHKPKGQSQVELRIMETTDIHTNLLSYDYYKDSSAPNIGLAKTATLVKKARSEVKNSVLVDNGDLIQGTPLGTYKAKIDPLERRETHPAIKAMNIMDYDIATLGNHEFNYGLKYLNEVYNDADFPVINANVYIDDQDNNPSNDVHKFQPYKIVNKKVKDQSGKTKIIKIGYIGFVPPQINEWDKAHLDGKVITKDVVATAKKYIPVLEKKGADVIVAMAHSGFNGNLDNTEDTVYALSKVPGIDALTFSHTHKVFPAKTDAELDALFKDSAGNPLPGVDNTKGTINGVPAVQAGYGGAALGIIDLTLKQVKGEWEISKSQSSTRSVDESIQPDKSIVRAVQKDHEGTLNYIDTPIGTTTDDIYSYFALVQDDPSVQVVTNAQKWYAEKYIELNKPELKDLPILSVGAPFKAGRNGVDEFTDIKKGDLTIRSAGDLYLYDNTLKAVKIKGSVVKEWIEMSAGKFNMIDPAKESEQELLNPSFAVYNFDVIDGVNYQIDVTKAPKYAPNGTLINPESSRVINLEYNGSPIDPDQEFIVVTNNYRAGGGGNFPGLKGSELVIDSADENRQVLMDYISEVKEITPTADRNWSIAPISGEVNVTFTTSPKAEEYITDETPFTYTGKTDSKGFGIFNIDLNRGVNVQLLGLNDLHGQLDTVTTVGDLPTGPISYTAAALKKEEATNPNTFLVHAGDMIGGSPLVSALFQDEPTVEILEAIGFDVGTFGNHEFDEGIDELKRMMNGGDHPKGNADYDGMNFPLVAANAFDTREGNLITQPYTVLEAEGEKIGVIGVVTQETPTMIVTKGNESLKITDEVAAINKYTDELKKQGIEAIIVLAHNPATQTGYTDSFDASRIAEQINDEVDVIFAAHNHVNVNRVVDQKLIVQAYSYGNAFSDVDITIDPLTGDIVSKTGKINTVYQKDYAPDSEVSSILKKYSDRVEPIKAQIIGNNTASLEKSYPTTAREFSDIALGNLIADGMKAAMDSDFALMNGGGVRSPLDAGEVTFGDLFAIQPFGNVLNKVKLSGADLEVVLNEQITARGLDYHVSGFKYTYTYDDQAKNGKIVDILLPDGSKIDPNKEYTVVINNYMYGNISTSFGKLSTDMEVGPADIDATVEFVKTLPSSFEYKAEGRIQKID
- a CDS encoding glutathionylspermidine synthase family protein — protein: MDKYHERRSKFYDHIEGFWANLYGEEYALYDMKLIGRQEAAHIRLVTERIGKVYSKMASLLRKVPYETFLEMGYPEETISFLRLKVHPAESVIARLDLIPYGDGYKCIEINSDTPTFIKELFHINGRICKEFGAGNPNDGLEVQLYKAVQESIQQVSKGKAPHIVFTAHEDHIEDRETVQYLKQAVPSSKFTPLHKLQIQRGVGLFDENGVRIDILYRQTFPIENIIMDQDKDGNTIGLWLLELVEEGKLSILNPPSAFLLQNKAVQAVIWGLHEEGHPFFTEEEHKWVEDYFLPTYLEAEPFLKKQLPYVKKPAFGREGDTVEIFSENGRLMYADSQKSYSEYTSVYQLYMEQPTVQYLSEKGLQEGRLLLGSFLLNGKSSAFGYRVGGMITNNLSYYLPVGIGD